Proteins from one Poseidonibacter antarcticus genomic window:
- a CDS encoding SapC family protein yields the protein MQKNLQALSQNLHQNLKISSVKSYEFLKSQNLINIFANEADIIAKDFPIVFITGEKTSLIAIISIDGVKNIALGKKNEWKGSYVPSSIKTYPFLTIVNEKNKNERIILLDKDSELLDENKGKPLYTKKGEESKYLKDIKEQLLLASEQEIHTQKIIDMLDKSGILENGSVSSKEAKKTLISGFKIVNRKKLYELPDSTLASWARNGILTFIDAHLKSLSNIEKLIK from the coding sequence ATGCAAAAAAATTTACAAGCATTAAGTCAAAACTTACATCAGAATCTAAAAATAAGTTCTGTAAAGTCTTATGAGTTTCTAAAGAGTCAAAACCTAATAAATATATTTGCAAATGAAGCAGACATAATTGCAAAAGATTTTCCAATCGTTTTTATTACAGGTGAAAAAACTTCTTTAATAGCAATAATTTCTATTGATGGAGTAAAAAATATAGCTTTAGGTAAAAAAAATGAGTGGAAAGGTTCATATGTACCAAGTTCTATAAAAACATATCCTTTTTTAACTATAGTAAATGAAAAGAATAAAAACGAAAGAATAATTCTTTTAGATAAAGATTCAGAACTTTTAGATGAAAATAAAGGTAAACCTTTATATACAAAAAAAGGTGAAGAATCAAAATATCTAAAAGATATAAAAGAACAATTACTTTTAGCAAGTGAACAAGAAATACATACACAAAAAATTATAGATATGTTAGATAAAAGTGGAATATTAGAAAATGGTTCTGTTTCTAGTAAAGAAGCTAAAAAAACATTGATTTCAGGATTTAAAATAGTAAATAGAAAAAAATTATATGAATTACCTGATAGTACACTTGCTTCGTGGGCTAGAAATGGTATTTTAACTTTTATTGATGCTCATTTAAAATCATTAAGCAATATTGAAAAACTTATAAAATAA
- a CDS encoding glycosyltransferase family 4 protein yields MKNKKKILWVSPTNLFDTTSGFALSVKQMLKQLHKSNYAVHILSATIFDKKEGMSKIQQHKEFTAKNLNKFIKILDGDLIHNTFVTKDIKREKMMSYEENIFFQEYCKILEDYQIDLVFTYGDGLLDSNITREAKNLNITTMAYLVNPNFKGKRWIRDIDLIITDSLATSKMYKQREGYDITCVGDFLSKDMYISKTYTKKNILFINPSLQKGVLFVIQLALYLEKIASDIVFEVVNSRGNWQSILKHITKKLGNERESLPNVIVTENTYDMKSVYSRAKLLLVPSFWFDSGPRVIAEAQLNAIPVIGSTSGGIPEMIGKGGLLINFSDEFYKEPYTTLVDIKTIEKIGSNILRFYSDDEYYKDYSKKALEHANKHHNIYDNTKKLVKTIDSLLS; encoded by the coding sequence ATGAAAAATAAGAAAAAAATACTATGGGTAAGTCCAACAAATTTATTTGATACTACAAGTGGTTTTGCATTAAGTGTTAAGCAAATGCTAAAACAACTTCATAAATCTAATTATGCAGTTCATATTTTGTCTGCTACAATCTTTGATAAAAAAGAGGGTATGTCAAAAATACAACAACACAAAGAATTTACAGCAAAAAATCTTAATAAATTTATTAAGATTCTTGATGGAGATTTAATTCATAATACTTTTGTTACAAAAGATATAAAAAGAGAAAAAATGATGTCTTACGAAGAAAACATTTTTTTTCAAGAATATTGTAAAATTTTAGAAGATTATCAAATAGATTTAGTTTTTACTTATGGTGATGGATTACTTGATTCAAATATTACAAGAGAAGCAAAAAATCTAAATATAACAACAATGGCTTATCTAGTAAATCCAAATTTTAAAGGTAAAAGATGGATAAGAGATATTGATCTTATTATCACAGATTCTCTTGCAACGAGTAAAATGTATAAGCAAAGGGAAGGATATGATATTACTTGTGTAGGTGATTTTTTATCAAAAGATATGTATATTTCAAAAACATACACAAAAAAAAATATTTTATTTATAAATCCAAGTTTACAAAAAGGTGTTTTATTTGTTATTCAACTTGCCCTTTATCTTGAAAAAATTGCTTCAGATATAGTTTTTGAAGTTGTTAATTCCAGAGGAAATTGGCAAAGTATATTAAAACATATTACAAAAAAATTAGGAAATGAACGAGAATCATTACCAAATGTTATTGTAACTGAGAATACTTATGATATGAAGAGCGTCTACTCAAGAGCAAAATTGCTTTTAGTACCTAGTTTTTGGTTTGATAGTGGTCCAAGAGTAATTGCCGAAGCACAACTAAATGCTATTCCAGTAATTGGTAGTACAAGTGGTGGGATTCCTGAAATGATTGGAAAAGGTGGATTATTGATAAATTTTTCTGATGAATTTTATAAAGAACCATATACTACACTTGTAGATATTAAGACAATAGAAAAAATTGGCTCAAATATCCTTAGATTTTATAGTGATGATGAGTATTATAAAGATTACTCAAAAAAAGCTTTAGAACATGCCAATAAACATCATAACATTTATGACAATACAAAAAAGTTAGTTAAAACGATTGATAGCCTCTTATCATAA